The following proteins are encoded in a genomic region of Diabrotica virgifera virgifera chromosome 1, PGI_DIABVI_V3a:
- the LOC126891979 gene encoding uncharacterized protein LOC126891979, with amino-acid sequence MGEHHINVARIVGMVVDLAEPLLDLADLFPAERRDITRNENYYEETIPNYTNTQFQEHFRMSRETFEVLLQQVQQFVEVEGTRIPLRKKLLFALWTISKQDSFLAAGDRFGLAKSSGHGIFIEMVRVIGRMCQTYINWPNLEAQMRIANVFEHRSRGIPGIIGAIDGCHIQIKQPEGNAIDYYNRKGTHSVILQGEIEDQQENNVVENNEPILQGAEMKRRELVNLCNRQ; translated from the exons atgggCGAGCACCATATTAACGTAGCTAGGATTGTTGGTATGGTTGTAGATTTAGCGGAACCTTTATTGGATTTAGCCGATTTATTTCCTGCTGAACGACGGGATATAACTCGTAATGAAAATTATTATGAGGAAACAATTCCCAACTACACTAATACTCAGTTTCAAGAGCATTTCCGCATGTCAAGAGAAACGTTTGAG GTTTTGTTACAACAAGTACAACAGTTTGTTGAAGTCGAAGGTACTCGAATACCtctaagaaaaaaattattatttgcgTTATGGACCATCAGCAAACAAGACAGTTTTCTGGCAGCAGGGGATCGATTTGGTTTGGCAAAAAGCTCAGGACATGGCATTTTTATTGAAATGGTTAGAGTCATTGGGCGAATGTGCCAGACATATATTAATTGGCCAAATTTAGAAGCACAAATGCGCATAGCTAAT GTGTTTGAGCATCGCTCTCGTGGCATTCCAGGTATAATAGGGGCAATTGATGGATGTCACATACAAATAAAACAGCCAGAAGGAAACGCCATTGACTATTATAATAGAAAAGGTACACATTCAGTCATCTTGCAag GAGAAATTGAAGATCAACAAGAAAATAATGTAGTGGAAAACAATGAGCCAATACTTCAAGGGGCAGAAATGAAACGCAGAGAACTGGTGAACCTGTGCAACAGACAATAA